One window of the Streptomyces sp. WZ-12 genome contains the following:
- the istA gene encoding IS21 family transposase: MSKVELYAAIRRDHRAGVTMRELERKYNVAWRTVRKALDSAWPEPRKQLPPRPSALDPYKTLIDGILRADLGAPRKQRHTVTRIFHRLLDEHGANVSYPMVRRYVADRKPQIAVEAGKAPIEAFVPQTHPPGMEAEVDFGDVAVRLGGELVTCYLFSFRLSYSGKAVHRVFASAGQEAFFEGHVHALRTLGGVPRGRVRYDNLKAAVAQVLGLSRARVETDRWIAFRSHFGIESFYCRPGIDGAHEKGGVEGQIGYFRRNHFTPVPEVSSLAELNEMVEQWDLHDGRRRIGSRSQTIDDYFTVEQPLLLPLPQEPFETGRVFTPRVDRYSQITVRTNRYSVPVRLIGKRVRVVLHASHLVVYDQNVEVARHERLIAKASCRLDLDHYLEALIRKPGAFPGATALEQARSAGKFTPVHDAWWDQARKVHGERDGTRALIEVLLLGRHIPHEYLVAGLATALRAGALTADAVALEARKAAQAEDEPAAPGSSGTEAGQPSGTVTFLHEWKLAHLPPDTRPLPSVTPYDQLLRRRRASGGAHREEEAQ, translated from the coding sequence ATGTCGAAGGTCGAGCTGTACGCGGCGATTCGTCGGGACCACCGAGCCGGCGTGACGATGCGGGAGCTGGAGCGCAAGTACAACGTCGCCTGGCGGACGGTGCGCAAGGCCCTGGACTCGGCTTGGCCGGAGCCGCGCAAGCAGCTTCCGCCGCGGCCGTCGGCGCTTGATCCGTACAAGACGCTGATCGACGGGATCCTGCGGGCGGACCTGGGCGCGCCGCGCAAGCAGCGGCACACGGTCACCCGGATCTTCCATCGGCTGCTCGATGAGCATGGTGCGAACGTGTCCTATCCGATGGTCAGGCGCTATGTCGCCGACCGGAAGCCGCAGATCGCGGTGGAGGCGGGGAAGGCGCCCATCGAAGCGTTCGTCCCGCAGACCCACCCACCCGGCATGGAGGCGGAGGTCGACTTCGGCGACGTGGCCGTGCGGCTCGGAGGGGAGCTGGTGACCTGCTACCTGTTCTCCTTCCGCCTGTCGTATTCGGGCAAGGCCGTCCACCGGGTGTTCGCTTCCGCCGGCCAGGAAGCCTTCTTCGAGGGCCACGTGCACGCGCTGCGGACGCTGGGTGGAGTCCCGCGGGGCCGCGTCCGCTACGACAACCTCAAGGCCGCCGTCGCCCAGGTGCTGGGGCTGAGCCGGGCGAGGGTGGAAACCGACCGGTGGATCGCGTTCAGATCGCACTTCGGCATCGAGAGCTTCTACTGCCGCCCGGGCATCGACGGCGCCCACGAGAAAGGCGGTGTCGAGGGACAGATCGGCTACTTCCGCCGAAACCACTTCACCCCGGTGCCGGAAGTCTCCTCGCTGGCGGAGCTGAACGAGATGGTCGAGCAGTGGGACCTGCACGACGGCCGACGCCGGATCGGCTCTCGTTCGCAGACCATCGACGACTACTTCACCGTCGAACAGCCGCTGCTGCTGCCACTGCCGCAGGAACCTTTCGAGACCGGGCGGGTGTTCACCCCCAGGGTCGACCGCTACAGCCAGATCACCGTCCGCACCAACCGCTACTCAGTGCCGGTCCGCCTGATCGGCAAACGGGTCCGCGTCGTCCTGCACGCCTCCCACCTGGTGGTTTACGACCAGAACGTGGAAGTGGCCCGGCACGAGCGGCTGATCGCCAAGGCCAGCTGCCGCCTGGATCTGGACCACTACTTGGAGGCCCTGATCCGCAAGCCGGGCGCTTTCCCCGGCGCCACCGCCCTCGAACAAGCCCGCTCTGCAGGCAAGTTCACCCCGGTCCATGACGCCTGGTGGGATCAGGCCCGCAAAGTCCACGGCGAGCGGGACGGCACCCGAGCCCTGATCGAGGTGCTGCTGCTGGGCCGACACATCCCTCACGAGTACCTGGTCGCCGGGCTGGCCACGGCCCTGCGGGCCGGGGCTCTGACCGCGGACGCGGTCGCCCTGGAGGCCCGCAAGGCCGCCCAGGCCGAGGACGAGCCAGCTGCCCCCGGCTCGTCGGGCACCGAAGCGGGACAGCCGTCGGGGACCGTGACGTTTCTGCACGAGTGGAAGCTCGCCCACCTTCCGCCGGACACCAGGCCGCTGCCCTCGGTGACCCCCTATGACCAGTTGCTCCGACGTCGTCGCGCCAGCGGCGGCGCCCACCGAGAGGAAGAAGCCCAGTGA
- the istB gene encoding IS21-like element helper ATPase IstB, with the protein MTLPRQRGLTEQAATTAIDTACRMLRLPSIRKEFADIADRAVKDQLTYRGFLAEMLMAECDDRSRRRSERRIKAAGFPREKSLRTFDFDANPNIDAATINTLASCEWIKKGQPLCLIGDSGTGKSHMLIALGTEAAMKGYRVRYTLATKLVNELVEAADEKQLTKTIARYGRVDLLCIDELGYMELDRHGAELLFQVLTEREEKNSVAIASNESFGGWTKTFTDPRLCAAIVDRLTFNGAIIETGTDSYRLASTRARVEEPAKAG; encoded by the coding sequence GTGACCCTGCCCCGCCAGCGAGGCTTGACCGAGCAGGCCGCCACCACCGCCATCGACACCGCCTGCCGCATGCTGCGGCTGCCGTCGATCCGCAAGGAGTTCGCCGACATCGCCGACCGGGCGGTGAAGGACCAGCTGACCTATCGCGGCTTCCTTGCCGAGATGCTGATGGCCGAGTGCGACGACCGGTCCCGCCGCCGCTCGGAACGCAGGATCAAGGCCGCCGGCTTCCCGAGAGAAAAGTCGCTGCGGACCTTCGACTTCGACGCCAACCCCAACATCGACGCGGCCACCATCAACACGCTCGCCAGCTGCGAGTGGATCAAGAAGGGGCAGCCGCTCTGCCTGATCGGTGACTCCGGCACCGGCAAATCGCACATGCTGATCGCCCTGGGCACCGAGGCGGCGATGAAGGGCTACCGGGTCCGCTACACGCTCGCCACGAAACTGGTGAACGAGCTGGTCGAAGCCGCCGACGAGAAGCAGCTCACCAAGACCATCGCCCGCTACGGCCGCGTCGATCTTTTGTGCATCGACGAACTCGGATACATGGAACTGGACCGGCACGGAGCCGAGTTGCTGTTCCAGGTCCTGACCGAACGCGAGGAGAAGAACAGCGTCGCCATCGCCTCCAACGAGTCGTTCGGCGGGTGGACAAAGACCTTCACCGATCCCCGTCTCTGCGCGGCCATCGTCGACCGCCTGACCTTCAACGGCGCAATCATCGAGACCGGCACCGACTCCTACCGGCTCGCTTCCACCCGGGCCCGGGTGGAAGAACCGGCCAAGGCCGGCTGA